A window from Clupea harengus chromosome 14, Ch_v2.0.2, whole genome shotgun sequence encodes these proteins:
- the LOC105895936 gene encoding antimicrobial peptide NK-lysin-like — MKITIVLLGSVLICSALAYAWEGPDYEENSLEMDQGGEAKLPGVCWACKWVLNKVKKSISKTSKQDEIGKKLQATCDKIGFLKSMCKRFVKKYLPELVEELSTTDDVTTICVTVKACKPKQLIYI; from the exons ATGAAAATCACCATTGTCCTTCTGGGTTCTGTCCTCATATGTTCAG cTTTGGCCTATGCCTGGGAGGGTCCTGACTATGAAGAGAACAGCCTTGAAATG GACCAAGGTGGCGAAGCCAAACTACCTGGTGTATGCTGGGCGTGTAAGTGGGTCTTAAACAAGGTCAAGAAGTCCATCTCTAAAACGAGCAAACAG GATGAGATTGGAAAGAAACTGCAAGCTACTTGTGACAAAATAGGCTTCCTCAAGTCTATGTGCAAGCGTTTTGTTAAAAAATACCTGCCGGAGTTGGTAGAGGAGCTTTCCACTACTGATGATGTGACAACCATCTGTGTTACTGTGAAGGCCTGCAA GCCAAAGCAACTAATATACATTTGA
- the LOC116223528 gene encoding antimicrobial peptide NK-lysin-like — MEAIPGACKVCKWIIKKMRKSIHEGSTEEVIRESLEAVCNKTFMLKRVCRWFVKKYIDRLTKELSTSDDVRTICVNLKACRPRSLLDFM; from the exons ATGGAGGCAATTCCAGGGGCCTGCAAGGTTTGCAAGTGGATCATAAAGAAGATGAGGAAAAGCATCCATGAAGGATCTACTGAG GAGGTTATCAGAGAGTCGTTGGAGGCCGTGTGCAACAAAACGTTTATGCTTAAACGTGTATGCCGGTGGTTTGTGAAAAAATACATTGACCGTCTGACAAAGGAACTTTCTACTTCAGACGATGTGAGAACCATCTGTGTTAATTTGAAGGCCTGCAG GCCAAGGTCTCTACTAGACTTCATGTGA